Proteins encoded in a region of the Scrofimicrobium sp. R131 genome:
- a CDS encoding ABC transporter permease has protein sequence MTQYGAVIGLLALGQAFVILGGGGGIDLSVGAMLSFSGVFMGLLVEGTGLNPWIAGIVTLAFGALLGLVNGLLIAKVGLLPLIATLATMFLYGSLANVVTGGKQFGGFDVAGFSSLGQSAVLGIPVQVLFVTLPAFLIAIWAMPRTRFGQRLYEIGSSDRAASLVGVSLARQRVRLYVISGMLAALGAIITNSWLLTARPSAGTGLELQAITIAVLGGLDIFGGRGHLSGVLLGLLLVIVVNNGLQLAGVGNSIQVGILGAILILSVLLNNLVTRQRASV, from the coding sequence ATGACTCAATACGGTGCAGTCATCGGCCTCTTGGCCCTGGGCCAGGCGTTTGTCATCCTCGGAGGTGGGGGCGGAATCGACCTTTCAGTCGGTGCCATGTTGTCATTCTCCGGAGTGTTCATGGGACTGCTGGTCGAGGGAACTGGCCTGAACCCGTGGATCGCCGGAATAGTGACGCTCGCATTTGGTGCCCTACTCGGTTTGGTCAACGGCCTCTTGATTGCGAAGGTGGGGTTGCTCCCCCTCATCGCCACTCTGGCCACCATGTTCCTCTACGGCTCATTGGCCAACGTGGTTACCGGCGGAAAGCAGTTCGGCGGGTTTGACGTGGCCGGGTTCAGCTCTTTGGGGCAGTCAGCTGTCCTGGGGATCCCGGTCCAGGTCCTGTTCGTCACGCTTCCCGCATTCCTAATCGCAATCTGGGCCATGCCTCGGACCAGGTTTGGTCAGCGGCTCTACGAGATTGGTTCCTCTGACCGCGCAGCATCACTGGTTGGCGTTTCGCTGGCCCGCCAGCGGGTCCGCCTGTACGTGATCTCGGGCATGTTGGCCGCTCTCGGAGCCATCATCACCAACTCTTGGCTCCTCACGGCCCGGCCCTCCGCAGGCACCGGCCTGGAACTGCAAGCAATTACGATTGCCGTCCTGGGTGGCCTAGATATTTTCGGCGGCCGGGGACACCTTTCCGGGGTGCTTCTGGGCCTGCTGCTGGTGATTGTGGTGAACAACGGGCTCCAGTTGGCCGGGGTCGGAAACTCGATCCAAGTTGGCATCCTGGGTGCCATCTTGATCCTGAGCGTGCTCCTCAACAACCTGGTGACTCGACAAAGGGCGTCGGTGTGA
- a CDS encoding ABC transporter permease has product MSTATAIAPQQDSSLRTIRLIRAGLMPVLLIAALVVFSLLSSQFLNPSNLKDIIVNSGDLAMLAAGMTIVILLGGIDISAGPMLGVIAWVIATMMAAGTSPLLVVASALIAGVTLGLLNGSIVVFGRVAPIIATLGTSAIFQSVLFVLWAKKDRFSSPVLPIFSGQTLGGFPILIIPILLVFIALAYVLKRRRFGLHIYAVGNDPEGARLLGVSANKVTMMAYALMGALTGLGSLFYIGRVGVVQAASGADMSIAAIAAVVVGGTSILGGQGGIIRTLGGLLFIAVLQNGVVLAGVPSLWTGAIVGIAVALAVSVDVVTGRIIDKRTGVAK; this is encoded by the coding sequence ATGAGCACTGCAACTGCCATTGCGCCTCAACAGGATTCATCTCTGAGGACTATCAGGCTGATCCGAGCCGGACTCATGCCCGTGCTGCTGATTGCGGCACTGGTGGTGTTCAGCCTGCTCAGCTCTCAGTTTCTGAACCCAAGCAATCTCAAAGACATTATTGTCAATAGCGGTGATCTGGCGATGCTCGCCGCGGGGATGACCATTGTCATTTTGCTCGGCGGCATCGACATTTCGGCCGGACCCATGCTGGGGGTAATAGCCTGGGTGATCGCCACCATGATGGCAGCGGGAACCTCTCCCCTGCTGGTGGTGGCATCAGCCCTGATCGCCGGAGTAACCCTCGGCTTGCTGAACGGGTCCATCGTGGTATTTGGCCGGGTGGCTCCAATCATCGCAACTCTGGGTACTTCAGCCATCTTTCAAAGTGTCCTGTTCGTTCTTTGGGCCAAAAAGGATCGGTTCTCCAGTCCCGTACTGCCCATTTTCTCGGGGCAGACACTGGGAGGGTTCCCCATCCTGATCATCCCAATTCTGCTGGTCTTCATCGCACTGGCCTACGTGTTGAAGCGTCGCCGGTTTGGCCTGCACATCTACGCGGTCGGGAATGATCCCGAAGGGGCGCGACTCCTTGGAGTCTCTGCCAACAAGGTCACCATGATGGCCTACGCGCTGATGGGCGCCCTCACCGGCCTCGGGTCTTTGTTCTATATCGGCCGCGTGGGCGTAGTTCAGGCCGCTAGCGGTGCCGACATGTCCATCGCCGCGATTGCAGCGGTGGTGGTCGGGGGGACCTCAATTCTCGGCGGGCAGGGCGGGATCATCCGGACTCTCGGAGGCCTCCTCTTCATCGCAGTTTTGCAAAACGGTGTCGTGTTGGCCGGGGTCCCATCCCTCTGGACCGGCGCAATCGTCGGAATTGCGGTCGCGCTCGCCGTTTCGGTGGACGTCGTGACCGGAAGAATCATCGACAAACGGACAGGAGTGGCCAAATGA